One genomic window of Saccopteryx bilineata isolate mSacBil1 chromosome 4, mSacBil1_pri_phased_curated, whole genome shotgun sequence includes the following:
- the TIGD6 gene encoding LOW QUALITY PROTEIN: tigger transposable element-derived protein 6 (The sequence of the model RefSeq protein was modified relative to this genomic sequence to represent the inferred CDS: inserted 10 bases in 8 codons; substituted 7 bases at 7 genomic stop codons), which produces MVFIKYTRNKKHRQLPLEEKMEVVKAVDSGRRNSNVEKELGITPFTLPTFLKDCAKFEERWGRTRWDPSGKRMRITLXXHXXGCVFAWFQEIHAKNILVPVSVIWKKTLNLAHMLXYDNFQAGVGWLNRFRDRQGIALKTVCREDSDRLMNGLGIEKVNEWHAGEIXRMFADXSPDDILNADETGVFFQFLPQHMLAAKGDYCRXGKKAKQWLTALMCCKASGMXKMRPLIVGRAANPRCFKXIHSLPCDSQANQWAWMTEGLFNECPMQMDARMKWAEXPILLLVDKCFSHLLPRLERIQVRLPSNCTAVLQPLNLGIIHTMEVLSRSHLLKQILLKLHSSEDQGKVDVRQAIDMTTTVWWSAEQSPAVRCWQKAALPLCLTDSRRAAAASEPGIALEKLWHLVAVATCVPKXVNFVTADDDLIIYQELVDTEVXRGPVAGXNPDEAGNEDEGXSLPQWPAITITETISSVQKLRWFLATCVGIPDASFGQNLHF; this is translated from the exons ATGGTGTTCATCAAA TACACTAGAAACAAGAAGCACAGGCAGCTCCCCCTAGAGGAGAAAATGGAAGTTGTAAAAGCTGTAGACTCAGGCAGGAGGAACAGCAATGTGGAGAAAGAATTAGGTATCACTCCTTTTACTTTGCCTACATTCTTAAAGGATTGTGCCAAATTTGAAGAAAGGTGGGGGAGGACTCGGTGGGACCCCAGTGGGAAAAGGATGAGGATCACTCTGTGATGACATTGATAAGGCTGTGTGTTTGCTTGGTTTCAAGAAATCCATGCCAAAAACATTCTCGTGCCTGTTTCtgtcatttggaaaaaaacactAAACTTGGCCCACATGC GGTATGACAATTTTCAAGCAGGTGTGGGCTGGCTGAACAGGTTTAGGGATCGCCAAGGAATTGCTTTAAAAACAGTCTGTAGAGAAGATAGTGACAGATTAATGAATGGCCTAGGAATAGAGAAGGTTAACGAGTGGCATGCAGGGGAAA AAAGAATGTTTGCTGACTAAAGCCCAGATgatatcttgaatgctgatgagACAGGAGTGTTTTTCCAGTTTCTTCCCCAGCACATGCTTGCTGCTAAAGGGGACTATTGTAG GGGCAAGAAAGCAAAGCAGTGGTTGACAGCACTCATGTGTTGCAAGGCTTCAGGGA GAAAAATGAGACCATTGATTGTTGGTAGGGCGGCCAACCCACGCTGCTTTA ACATCCATTCCCTCCCTTGTGATTCCCAAGCCAACCAGTGGGCATGGATGACAGAGGGTCTGTTTAATGAGTGCCCGATGCAAATGGATGCCAGGATGAAGTGGGCGG TGCCGATCCTCCTGCTGGTAGACAAGTGCTTCTCTCACTTGCTTCCACGCTTGGAAAGGATCCAGGTGAGGCTGCCCTCAAACTGTACTGCCGTCCTGCAGCCACTGAATCTGGGCATAATTCACACCATGGAAGTGCTGTCCAGGAGCCACCTTCTAAAACAGATCCTCCTCAAGCTCCACAGCAGTGAGGATCAAGGAAAAGTGGACGTCAGGCAGGCCATTGACATGACCACTACAGTGTGGTGGTCAGCCGAGCAGTCCCCAGCAGTGAGGTGCTGGCAGAAAGCAGCATTGCCCCTCTGCTTGACAGATTCTCgcagagcagcagcagccagTGAACCAGGCATTGCCCTTGAAAAGTTGTGGCACTTGGTGGCTGTTGCCACTTGTGTACCAAAGTAAGTAAATTTTGTCACTGCCGATGATGACCTCATCATCTATCAGGAGCTGGTGGACACAGAGG ACCGGGGCCCAGTGGCTGGCTGAAATCCtgatgaagctggaaacgaagaTGAAGG ATCTTTGCCACAGTGGCCAGCGATCACCATCACTGAGACCATCTCAAGTGTGCAGAAGCTTAGATGGTTCCTGGCCACTTGTGTAGGCATTCCTGATGCCAGTTTTGgacagaatttgcatttctaa
- the SLC26A2 gene encoding sulfate transporter isoform X2, protein MSSGSTEQHDLSRKDSGDRNGQENPPSRIHAELEKGSTTDCQQFEATNQCRHYPKIHMEPQEKSTTNLKQFVIKKLKKSCQCSSTKAKNMIFGFLPVLQWLPKYDLKKNILGDVMSGLIVGILLVPQSIAYSLLAGQEPIYGLYTSFFASFIYFLLGTSRHISVGIFGILCLMIGEVVDRELHKAGYDTAHIDPSLRMVSDGNRSLSQTPDSICNRSCYAIRVGSTVTFMAGVYQVAMGFFQVGFVSVYLSDALLSGFVTGASFTILTSQAKYLLGLSLPRTHGVGSLITTWIHIFRNIRKTNLCDLITSLLCLLVLLPTKELNEHFKSKLKAPIPTELIVVVAATLASHFGRLHEKYNTSVAGHIPTGFMPPQAPDWNLIPSVATDAVAISIIGFAITVSLSEMFAKKHGYTVKANQEMYAIGFCNIIPSFFHCFTTSAALAKTLVKESTGCQTQLSGVVTALVLLLVFLVIAPLFHSLQKCVLGVITIVNLRGALHKFKDLPRMWRVNRIDTVIWFVTMLSSALISTEIGLLIGVCFSMFCVILRTQKPKSSLLGLVGESELFESMSAYKNLQTKPGIKIFRFVAPLYYINKECFKSTLYKKTLNPIYVKAAQKKAAKRKIKKEAVTLSGIPDEVSVQLSPDPLELHAIVIDCSSIQFLDTAGIHTLKEVRSDYEAIGIQVLLAQCNPSVRDSLARGEYCKKEDENLFYSVYEAVAFAEESQNQKG, encoded by the exons ATGTCTTCGGGAAGTACAGAGCAACATGACCTTTCCCGCAAGGACTCAGGTGACAGAAATGGCCAAGAAAACCCTCCGTCTAGGATCCATGCGGAGCTTGAAAAGGGGTCAACTACTGACTGCCAGCAATTTGAGGCCACTAATCAGTGCAGACATTATCCTAAGATCCACATGGAACCTCAAGAGAAATCAACTACTAACTTGAAGCAATTCGTCATCAAGAAACTAAAGAAGAGTTGCCAGTGCAGTTCAACCAAagcaaaaaatatgatttttggtTTCCTTCCTGTCTTACAATGGCTCCCAAAGTATGAtctgaagaaaaacattttaggaGATGTGATgtctggcttgattgtgggcatcTTGTTGGTGCCCCAGTCCATTGCTTATTCCCTGTTAGCTGGCCAAGAACCAATCTATGGCCTGTACACATCTTTTTTTGCTAgcttcatttatttcctcttggggacTTCCCGTCACATCTCTGTGGGCATTTTTGGAATACTGTGTCTTATGATTGGTGAGGTAGTTGACCGAGAACTACACAAAGCTGGCTATGACACTGCCCATATTGACCCGTCTTTAAGAATGGTTTCAGATGGGAACAGGTCATTAAGCCAGACACCAGACAGTATATGTAACAGAAGTTGCTATGCAATTAGAGTGGGCAGCACTGTAACCTTTATGGCTGGAGTTTATCAG GTAGCGATGGGCTTCTTTCAAGTGGGCTTTGTTTCTGTCTACCTCTCAGATGCCTTGCTGAGTGGATTTGTCACTGGTGCCTCCTTCACTATTCTTACATCTCAGGCCAAGTACCTCCTGGGGCTCAGCCTTCCTCGGACTCATGGTGTGGGCTCACTCATCACTACATGGATACATATCTTCAGAAACATCCGTAAGACCAATCTCTGTGATCTCATCACCAGCCTTTTGTGCCTTTTGGTTCTTTTGCCAACCAAAGAACTCAATGAGCACTTCAAGTCCAAGCTGAAGGCACCGATTCCTACAGAGCTCATTGTTGTCGTGGCAGCCACATTAGCCTCTCATTTTGGAAGACTGCATGAGAAATACAACACCAGTGTTGCCGGACATATTCCCACGGGGTTTATGCCACCCCAAGCACCGGACTGGAACTTAATTCCTAGTGTGGCTACGGATGCAGTAGCTATTTCTATCATTGGCTTTGCTATCACCGTATCACTTTCAGAGATGTTTGCCAAGAAACATGGCTACACAGTCAAAGCTAACCAGGAAATGTATGCCATTGGCTTTTGCAATATCATCCCTTCCTTCTTCCACTGCTTTACAACTAGCGCTGCTCTTGCGAAGACATTGGTTAAAGAATCAACAGGCTGCCAGACTCAGCTTTCTGGTGTGGTAACAGCTCTGGTTCTTTTGTTGGTCTTCCTGGTAATAGCTCCTTTATTCCATTCCCTTCAGAAATGTGTCCTTGGCGTGATCACCATTGTAAATCTCCGGGGAGCGCTCCATAAATTTAAGGATCTGCCCAGGATGTGGAGGGTTAACAGAATAGATACAGTTATCTGGTTTGTTACTATGCTGTCCTCTGCACTGATAAGCACTGAAATTGGCCTTCTTATTGGAGtttgtttttctatgttttgtgTCATCCTCCGTACTCAGAAGCCAAAGAGTTCATTGCTTGGCTTGGTGGGAGAGTCTGAACTTTTTGAATCCATGTCTGCTTACAAAAACCTTCAGACTAAGCCGGGCATCAAGATTTTCCGCTTTGTAGCCCCTCTCTACTACATAAACAAAGAATGTTTTAAATCTACTTTATACAAAAAAACTCTCAACCCAATCTATGTAAAGGCAGCCCAGAAGAAGGCGGCGAAGAGAAAGATCAAAAAGGAAGCAGTGACTCTCAGTGGAATCCCAGATGAAGTTTCAGTGCAACTTTCCCCTGATCCTTTGGAACTCCATGCCATAGTGATCGACTGCAGTTCAATCCAGTTTTTAGATACAGCAGGGATCCATACACTGAAGGAAGTTCGCAGCGATTATGAAGCCATTGGCATCCAAGTTCTGCTGGCTCAGTGCAATCCCTCTGTGAGGGATTCCCTGGCCAGGGGAGAGTATTGCAAAAAGGAAGACGAAAACCTCTTTTATAGTGTATATGAAGCAGTAGCTTTTGCAGAAGAATCTCAAAATCAGAAAGGA tGA
- the SLC26A2 gene encoding sulfate transporter isoform X1, with the protein MSSGSTEQHDLSRKDSGDRNGQENPPSRIHAELEKGSTTDCQQFEATNQCRHYPKIHMEPQEKSTTNLKQFVIKKLKKSCQCSSTKAKNMIFGFLPVLQWLPKYDLKKNILGDVMSGLIVGILLVPQSIAYSLLAGQEPIYGLYTSFFASFIYFLLGTSRHISVGIFGILCLMIGEVVDRELHKAGYDTAHIDPSLRMVSDGNRSLSQTPDSICNRSCYAIRVGSTVTFMAGVYQVAMGFFQVGFVSVYLSDALLSGFVTGASFTILTSQAKYLLGLSLPRTHGVGSLITTWIHIFRNIRKTNLCDLITSLLCLLVLLPTKELNEHFKSKLKAPIPTELIVVVAATLASHFGRLHEKYNTSVAGHIPTGFMPPQAPDWNLIPSVATDAVAISIIGFAITVSLSEMFAKKHGYTVKANQEMYAIGFCNIIPSFFHCFTTSAALAKTLVKESTGCQTQLSGVVTALVLLLVFLVIAPLFHSLQKCVLGVITIVNLRGALHKFKDLPRMWRVNRIDTVIWFVTMLSSALISTEIGLLIGVCFSMFCVILRTQKPKSSLLGLVGESELFESMSAYKNLQTKPGIKIFRFVAPLYYINKECFKSTLYKKTLNPIYVKAAQKKAAKRKIKKEAVTLSGIPDEVSVQLSPDPLELHAIVIDCSSIQFLDTAGIHTLKEVRSDYEAIGIQVLLAQCNPSVRDSLARGEYCKKEDENLFYSVYEAVAFAEESQNQKGVCIPNGPSLSSDQLNK; encoded by the exons ATGTCTTCGGGAAGTACAGAGCAACATGACCTTTCCCGCAAGGACTCAGGTGACAGAAATGGCCAAGAAAACCCTCCGTCTAGGATCCATGCGGAGCTTGAAAAGGGGTCAACTACTGACTGCCAGCAATTTGAGGCCACTAATCAGTGCAGACATTATCCTAAGATCCACATGGAACCTCAAGAGAAATCAACTACTAACTTGAAGCAATTCGTCATCAAGAAACTAAAGAAGAGTTGCCAGTGCAGTTCAACCAAagcaaaaaatatgatttttggtTTCCTTCCTGTCTTACAATGGCTCCCAAAGTATGAtctgaagaaaaacattttaggaGATGTGATgtctggcttgattgtgggcatcTTGTTGGTGCCCCAGTCCATTGCTTATTCCCTGTTAGCTGGCCAAGAACCAATCTATGGCCTGTACACATCTTTTTTTGCTAgcttcatttatttcctcttggggacTTCCCGTCACATCTCTGTGGGCATTTTTGGAATACTGTGTCTTATGATTGGTGAGGTAGTTGACCGAGAACTACACAAAGCTGGCTATGACACTGCCCATATTGACCCGTCTTTAAGAATGGTTTCAGATGGGAACAGGTCATTAAGCCAGACACCAGACAGTATATGTAACAGAAGTTGCTATGCAATTAGAGTGGGCAGCACTGTAACCTTTATGGCTGGAGTTTATCAG GTAGCGATGGGCTTCTTTCAAGTGGGCTTTGTTTCTGTCTACCTCTCAGATGCCTTGCTGAGTGGATTTGTCACTGGTGCCTCCTTCACTATTCTTACATCTCAGGCCAAGTACCTCCTGGGGCTCAGCCTTCCTCGGACTCATGGTGTGGGCTCACTCATCACTACATGGATACATATCTTCAGAAACATCCGTAAGACCAATCTCTGTGATCTCATCACCAGCCTTTTGTGCCTTTTGGTTCTTTTGCCAACCAAAGAACTCAATGAGCACTTCAAGTCCAAGCTGAAGGCACCGATTCCTACAGAGCTCATTGTTGTCGTGGCAGCCACATTAGCCTCTCATTTTGGAAGACTGCATGAGAAATACAACACCAGTGTTGCCGGACATATTCCCACGGGGTTTATGCCACCCCAAGCACCGGACTGGAACTTAATTCCTAGTGTGGCTACGGATGCAGTAGCTATTTCTATCATTGGCTTTGCTATCACCGTATCACTTTCAGAGATGTTTGCCAAGAAACATGGCTACACAGTCAAAGCTAACCAGGAAATGTATGCCATTGGCTTTTGCAATATCATCCCTTCCTTCTTCCACTGCTTTACAACTAGCGCTGCTCTTGCGAAGACATTGGTTAAAGAATCAACAGGCTGCCAGACTCAGCTTTCTGGTGTGGTAACAGCTCTGGTTCTTTTGTTGGTCTTCCTGGTAATAGCTCCTTTATTCCATTCCCTTCAGAAATGTGTCCTTGGCGTGATCACCATTGTAAATCTCCGGGGAGCGCTCCATAAATTTAAGGATCTGCCCAGGATGTGGAGGGTTAACAGAATAGATACAGTTATCTGGTTTGTTACTATGCTGTCCTCTGCACTGATAAGCACTGAAATTGGCCTTCTTATTGGAGtttgtttttctatgttttgtgTCATCCTCCGTACTCAGAAGCCAAAGAGTTCATTGCTTGGCTTGGTGGGAGAGTCTGAACTTTTTGAATCCATGTCTGCTTACAAAAACCTTCAGACTAAGCCGGGCATCAAGATTTTCCGCTTTGTAGCCCCTCTCTACTACATAAACAAAGAATGTTTTAAATCTACTTTATACAAAAAAACTCTCAACCCAATCTATGTAAAGGCAGCCCAGAAGAAGGCGGCGAAGAGAAAGATCAAAAAGGAAGCAGTGACTCTCAGTGGAATCCCAGATGAAGTTTCAGTGCAACTTTCCCCTGATCCTTTGGAACTCCATGCCATAGTGATCGACTGCAGTTCAATCCAGTTTTTAGATACAGCAGGGATCCATACACTGAAGGAAGTTCGCAGCGATTATGAAGCCATTGGCATCCAAGTTCTGCTGGCTCAGTGCAATCCCTCTGTGAGGGATTCCCTGGCCAGGGGAGAGTATTGCAAAAAGGAAGACGAAAACCTCTTTTATAGTGTATATGAAGCAGTAGCTTTTGCAGAAGAATCTCAAAATCAGAAAGGAGTATGTATTCCCAATGGTCCGAGTCTTTCCAGTGATCAATTGAATAAGTAG